Sequence from the Actinocatenispora sera genome:
TCGTACCGGCGGAGCGCCTCCAGGTGCGTCGCGGGCGCGGCGTGCCCGTGCCCGGTGATCCCGACCGCGCCGACCAGGCCCTCCTCCCGGGCCCGGACCGCGCCGGCCAGCGCCCCGTCCGGAGCGCAGACCCGGTCCAGTTCGGCGAGGTCGCCGACGGCGTGCAGCTGCAGCAGGTCGACGTGGTCGGTGCGCAGCCGCTCCAGCGAGTCGTTGATCTGCCGGTACGCCGCCTCGGCGGTGCGTTCACCGGTCTTGGTGGCGAGGAAGATCCGGTCCCGGATGTCGGGCATCGCCGGGCCGAGCCGCAGCTCGGCGTCGCCGTACGAGGCCGCCACGTCGAAGTGGTTGATCCCGGCGTCGAGCGCCTCCGCGATGGACGCGTCGGCGGTGTCCTGGTCGACGTCGGACAGTGCCGCGGCGCCGTAGACGAGCACCGAACTGCGCTGGTCGAGGCTGCCCAGTGTGCGTGTCTGCATGGCATCGAGCCTGCCATCTGGACCGCACTCCAGGTCAAGGATCGGCCGCACCATCCGTTGCGGGACCGCGGACGGGGCCCGCCGGTCGCGTTGACTTCACGCCGGGTTCAGGGTGCAGGCTGGCCGCATGGTCACGATCGTCACCGACCGCGAGGTCGAACAGCTGGCCCCGGCCACCGCGATCGCCGCGATGCGCGACGCGGTCCTCGCCGCCCACCGCGGCGAGCTCGTCGCCCCGCCGCGCGCCGCACTGGAGCTGGCCGGGGGACGGCTGATGGTCACCGCCGGCGCTACCGACCGCTGGCACGGGTACCGCACCTACCTGGCCGGCGCGCCGGCCGACCAGGTCGTGGTGCTGATCGAGGGCGGTCGGCTGCGCGCGGTCGGCGTCGGCGACCGGATCGGCCAGTACCGGGTGGGCGCGCTCGGCGCGGTCGCGGCGGACGCGCTCGCCCGCCCGGACGCGCACCGGCTCGGCATCGTCGGTACCGGTGCCCAGGCGTACGCGCAGGCCTGGGCGCTGCGCGCGGTGCGCGAGCTGACCGCGGTCACCGTGTACGGCCGGGACCCGGACCGGCGCGCCGGCTTCGCCCGGCGGCTGCGGGACGAGCTCGCGCTGCCGGCGGTCGCGGCCGCCGCACCGGCCGACGCGGTACGCGACCACGACCTCGTCGTACTCGCCACCAACAGCCCGACGCCGGTGCTCGACCCGGCCTGGCTCTCCCCCGGTACCGCGGTCACCACGCTCGGGCCGAAGCAGGTCGGTCGCAGCGAGTTCGACGCGAGCCTGGCGGCCTCGGCCGGCCTGGTCACCACCGACTCGGTACGGCAGCTGGACGGCTACGACCCGCCGTTCGTGCTGGCCGGCACCCCGGCGCGGGACCGCGTGGTCGGGCTCGGCGCGGTACTGACCGGCGAGCAGCCGCTGCCGGCCGACCCGGCCGCGATCCGGCTGTACTGCTCGGTCGGCCTGGCCGGCACCGAGCCCGCGCTGCTGCGCGCGCTGCTCGCCGAGGGGCGCTGAGCAACGAGACGAGCTGGATCCTGTCCAGAAATCTGTCTAGACTGTCCAGACATGGCGCACGCAACCGAACCCCGGCACTGGCAGGTGCAGGAGGCGAAGCAGCGGTTCAGCGAGGTGCTGCGGGCCGCGGAGTCCGATGGCCCGCAGTTCGTCACCCGGCACGGGAAGGAGATCGCGGTGATCGTCGACATCGACTCCTGGCACGACTACCACGACAAGGCACGGCCGGATTTCAAGGAGTTCCTGGCATCCGGCCCGCCGATCGACGAACTCGACATCCGCCGCTCGTCGGAACCAGCCCGCATCGTCGACTTCGGAGACTGAGATGGCGTATCTGCTCGACACGAACGTCGTGTCCGAGATCCAGAAGCCGCGGCCGGCCGCAGCCGTGCTGGCGTGGTGGGACTCGGTATCCGCCGCCGAGGTGTTTCTCAGCGTGCTGACGATAGGGGAGATCCGGCAAGGCATCACCCGACTCGCACACCGCGACCCGAGTCGGGCCGCCCGGTACGAGCAGTGGCACGACGCACTGCTGGCGACCTTCGGCGACCACATCGCCCCGGTGGACCTTGCCGTCGCGCAACTGTGGGGGCAGCTCAGCGCAGCGACCCCGACAGCGGAGGTCGACGGGCTGATCGCCGCCACCGCGATGGCAAATGGTTGGACCCTGGTCACCCGCAACGTGCGGCACATGGCGCGCACCGGAGCCCCGATCCTCAACCCGTTCGAGTCCGCGTCGGCCTGACGCCGGTCGGCCGGGTGACCGCGCGCCCGGCCCCCCCGCGGCCGCGGGGGCCGCAGAGCGCGATCCGGCCGGTCATCGCGG
This genomic interval carries:
- a CDS encoding aldo/keto reductase translates to MQTRTLGSLDQRSSVLVYGAAALSDVDQDTADASIAEALDAGINHFDVAASYGDAELRLGPAMPDIRDRIFLATKTGERTAEAAYRQINDSLERLRTDHVDLLQLHAVGDLAELDRVCAPDGALAGAVRAREEGLVGAVGITGHGHAAPATHLEALRRYDFATVLTPLNYTLGRRADYYRDWQALAAETQRRGVGLLTIKSGSRRNWPDGADHRYTTWYEPLDEQEYITASVSWVLSHPEITGIPTPSDVRLLRYFVAAERSLQSRAEAEQVLATVPDYSSPFLRQVI
- a CDS encoding type II toxin-antitoxin system Phd/YefM family antitoxin produces the protein MAHATEPRHWQVQEAKQRFSEVLRAAESDGPQFVTRHGKEIAVIVDIDSWHDYHDKARPDFKEFLASGPPIDELDIRRSSEPARIVDFGD
- a CDS encoding type II toxin-antitoxin system VapC family toxin, coding for MAYLLDTNVVSEIQKPRPAAAVLAWWDSVSAAEVFLSVLTIGEIRQGITRLAHRDPSRAARYEQWHDALLATFGDHIAPVDLAVAQLWGQLSAATPTAEVDGLIAATAMANGWTLVTRNVRHMARTGAPILNPFESASA